A part of Candidatus Nitrosocosmicus arcticus genomic DNA contains:
- a CDS encoding NADPH-dependent FMN reductase, which produces MPLKVLGVGSSMRKDSFSTETLKIILDKVNKNDGDTRLLNLYSNPVPMYTAEFNEKLGGIKHAVELVNWADAIILATPDYHGSMAGSLKNFLDYFWAEFAGKTFGYLCSSHEKGLTVMDQMRTAIRQCYGWSLPYGISINSSQDFNKDREIINERLLGRLESFARDLVVYGSLISNQFKKDLNSTIQNSYAVHYRK; this is translated from the coding sequence ATGCCATTAAAGGTCCTAGGTGTTGGGTCTAGCATGAGAAAAGACTCTTTTAGTACAGAAACTTTGAAGATTATATTAGACAAAGTTAACAAAAATGATGGAGATACTAGATTATTGAATCTCTATTCAAATCCTGTACCCATGTATACGGCTGAATTCAATGAAAAATTAGGTGGCATTAAGCATGCCGTGGAATTGGTTAACTGGGCTGACGCTATAATCCTTGCAACACCAGACTACCATGGCTCAATGGCCGGCTCACTGAAAAACTTTTTAGATTACTTTTGGGCAGAGTTTGCTGGAAAGACATTTGGTTACCTTTGTTCTTCCCATGAAAAGGGCTTAACCGTAATGGATCAGATGAGGACTGCTATAAGACAATGCTATGGTTGGAGTTTGCCATATGGGATATCAATAAATTCAAGTCAGGATTTTAATAAAGACCGCGAAATCATAAATGAGCGATTGCTAGGCAGACTTGAAAGCTTTGCTAGAGATTTAGTAGTATATGGTAGCTTAATTAGCAATCAATTCAAAAAGGATTTGAATTCGACAATACAAAATTCATATGCAGTCCACTACAGAAAGTAA
- a CDS encoding helix-turn-helix transcriptional regulator gives MKSETFSQSDPKRKILYFLKVMRQAGLKDLSKVMKISRMGVHKHLSDLQDRGLVESIEIRKGVGRPIMQYSLTSNGKTAFPKSYGEIATHALDYLEKRMGKGAVESVLRERQKELFEKYSTRLKDMKFNEKVKELARIRDEEGYIAESKKDGKNNSHTLLEYNCPIIMIAEKHWEACSIETELFENVLDANVEVTHRAAKGDSICKFLIKEKTGFL, from the coding sequence ATGAAGTCTGAAACCTTTTCACAATCTGATCCAAAAAGAAAAATATTGTATTTTCTTAAAGTCATGAGACAAGCAGGGTTAAAGGACTTGTCAAAAGTTATGAAGATTTCTAGAATGGGTGTACACAAGCATTTGAGTGATTTGCAAGATAGAGGTTTGGTTGAAAGTATTGAAATTCGAAAAGGTGTAGGAAGACCAATAATGCAGTACTCGTTAACGAGTAATGGAAAAACTGCATTTCCAAAATCCTACGGTGAAATAGCAACGCATGCTTTGGACTATCTTGAAAAAAGAATGGGCAAAGGGGCAGTGGAATCCGTATTGCGTGAACGTCAAAAGGAACTATTTGAAAAATATAGTACTCGTCTAAAGGATATGAAATTCAACGAAAAGGTAAAAGAGTTAGCAAGAATTAGGGATGAAGAAGGTTATATTGCCGAATCCAAAAAAGACGGAAAAAACAATTCTCACACTCTCCTAGAGTATAATTGCCCGATAATAATGATAGCGGAAAAACATTGGGAGGCATGTTCAATTGAAACAGAATTATTTGAAAATGTTTTGGATGCTAACGTAGAAGTCACTCATAGAGCAGCGAAAGGAGATTCGATTTGTAAGTTCTTAATTAAGGAAAAGACTGGCTTTCTTTAA
- a CDS encoding bile acid:sodium symporter family protein — MSIGNIRIMNSNHIFYYLILSILSSTAIGLSFPNIGILVEPYLLLWLGLLLLLNLMKMNVSELLTIFSHPKNLIILTVAKLVLIPVGIYALMYLISVTILPVSASLMLSVFLLSGISTGLGSPFVVNFVGGRLPIVVGLIITTSLSVPFILPILIFLFFSSNFSIPIIDMIILLLVALFLPLIASQILKKISPTLTNQINKKSLNLSIVFIFLINLGIFAKYSFFFFSNSIITVENITLAFILFGYYGLTGYGISRSMKLSKDDRVSAMISMIYINNILIVVFAQQFFGTEIAALSAFFNIPYYVGILLLKKILTAK; from the coding sequence ATGTCCATAGGAAATATACGAATAATGAATTCTAATCATATTTTTTATTACCTAATTCTATCAATTCTATCCTCAACAGCAATAGGCCTTTCATTCCCAAATATAGGAATTCTGGTAGAACCTTATTTGTTATTGTGGCTTGGACTTTTACTTTTGTTAAATTTGATGAAGATGAATGTGTCAGAACTTTTAACAATATTTTCTCATCCGAAGAATCTTATTATACTTACCGTAGCCAAACTGGTCTTAATTCCAGTCGGTATATATGCATTAATGTACCTGATTTCTGTTACCATTCTTCCTGTAAGCGCAAGTTTAATGCTGTCAGTGTTTTTATTATCTGGTATTTCTACAGGGCTTGGATCACCATTTGTTGTAAACTTTGTGGGAGGCAGATTACCAATAGTAGTTGGGTTAATAATAACAACTTCATTATCTGTCCCCTTCATATTACCTATTTTGATATTTCTTTTTTTTAGCAGTAACTTTTCGATTCCCATTATCGACATGATAATACTTCTTTTAGTTGCCCTTTTTCTACCTTTGATAGCCAGTCAGATTCTAAAAAAAATTTCCCCCACACTTACCAATCAGATTAATAAAAAATCGCTAAACCTTTCAATTGTATTCATTTTTTTAATCAATCTAGGCATTTTTGCTAAATACTCTTTTTTCTTTTTTTCCAATTCCATCATAACTGTAGAAAATATCACTTTAGCGTTTATACTATTTGGTTACTATGGATTGACTGGATATGGCATCTCGAGGTCAATGAAATTATCAAAGGATGATAGAGTATCAGCAATGATTTCAATGATATATATTAATAATATTTTGATAGTAGTATTTGCTCAACAGTTCTTTGGAACTGAAATCGCGGCATTATCTGCATTTTTTAACATCCCTTATTACGTGGGGATATTACTACTAAAGAAGATTTTGACGGCGAAATAA